One Scomber scombrus chromosome 1, fScoSco1.1, whole genome shotgun sequence DNA segment encodes these proteins:
- the LOC133980264 gene encoding stereocilin, which translates to MKIAEKGPGMATLRFSSIIVCALLLGQGSSEKTGGGKQDERDAIFKELISKWSKGGGWSPHNTPPENSKDPPVHPWVRNIMGSLKTLGLFPSKSLPSLNKPIDRHRLSGFLYNISQYLQEMGAELEEVPAEPDEEQLWEKVLHFFLQSEGSAALNQWNGQVPPRPSVRVQDWFLSLRGSPHWDWLLGLLQSLISLSERQPQRPLLIFLSQNWRTVSAVLEAALQGLVSGTYGQASAGLQGFICALKGRSDCAFSVSWLQQLLRFLETRNWKPVVSLHPAGEGAEHKRGSSAFERLKPFSLPPEAMRQDGSSGNASLEDMMATEDDPDSMQSLLLQALSRSGGGERGGHLAQKNLALVQSLDGLRRGLLHRVGSSVYSNLRKKVSRVTMAMLDDVSRMVDVPQPNAQGRCTVGDLRQLILWGIRHNVTWNSQALGISSQGFPSTLQFLSCPSTEGDKLMSWQTLAHSTPKTASSSQTISKRKRLHKLSTTPLNTELHQPQPGRTIESDQQKEMEYSTTAEILEAACNESIPGLSGVSNFTVFLYCKLFERGNGSVNPAVADMGLDLHATCSDAAWYLSAAEEDFLWVHVCSEFFAHEFNNTVCANSSFWLQRAHQAAVTKNYNFFNQTSIDELCVQLSGEAIGSPELDENCLAQLGTRSLSAQAFRHCFLPNNSALILALCGRESPDSHQSSPEGSWTAAYCSKINNFSHVNTIEDTCQYRKWAVHHFINSTLLELCGKTHGLREYICLNASLYHQLLRSVPQFAAFCDDLQAEFEDRKCLLQRFFDILPAQYQFDTSQLCVDPAPLLVEVLHKLSVCEVEGGENEGFLVALGYVLRVLDFMVGLSSGLDEGEREARQGLGQAILLSSLLDNTSWATLQPEASMSILHTVGVFLRRERNVTLKEDLLSCFSPVLWDLIQQDDNSSALRVLLQEYFLMPRDSIRTLVMSAEKDAVKRFLSHMHQSWDQLQVETTQASQKELQAMETMTAAFIHKFPRVTPELFVDLSQFIPFMSVSDIMSFPASLIVNDSVLTAIRDHSSGMKSLQKKAFVKRLLQSSVLGDVPTWPPYFLSSILPLLPYLPVSHFQQLTSQQLAPLMELLGNSSLDGVRGRHVLRTLFTKKKNLTSDDILRLGVLACYLDPFELYSALQDSAVSSALWQQLAQCISKGFVSASGRLSSWLIPAVQSLNASSMAPPELSALSGLLPQLGAPFLLSLPTQQLLEVLSQPGLHRYSPAQAFQMLSKISKDTNLTMEKLCRLKPLHSGLSPAVLRDLQWPEISETAHCQCWRALLTELKPGNRAMLYNALQEAFQRDLQNITQQVNCLLPFVPLRKLTESLNRENILRDISLYRDINWSPQQAQLLFKRILEFKNITSKTVKDLGHIAGGMSCDLMRHWSNETDFVELLQFVSMLPGAMRPALRKCIVEELRKQPEIDLDALSSWFAATLPVTMIENLSNTSFRDILDHIQAHFADFLRLPHYKQANLAEKVVTELGSSQAEGVIDGNTLDLLGPLLPFLDRDSLALVDRGALALRLEEMRSFCLPKEALRDISTLLTQKDLLGEPSKWQVGDVEHLGRLVFSLSTKQMHSIPLTLLNKDTVEQVLVSQKLWEDSVVGGVCKTRCTDQHRQSQQTQSLMRGIVKARSRRAKMPVPSCADIKGTFPSAWTSTQLSRMSQEDLKLCVEDFGQDASLSSEQRRALWVKLRQTFSPVRELKADQVLALGSVVTEIGDRELHDINFTDLGVLAHLGTLTDWIPKKMRAVVLGVIRKRKLKVEQLTDVDLATFGHLICGLYPSEIKRLNPYNLSMAVLFLREMSLPCTEQQMEAFTSRLSRPEAFGPVSAWGPEVFTEIGTLAAGLEDMVLSALVQEQVKGITPEAIALMPPTKMAVVFSAVQLSWLSVEQAWAVTEQQWTELDTEQRHSVGLAQYDGDMLLDLRGRNSSPAALNTHSFTIHSLALCLLLWQLI; encoded by the exons ATGAAGATTGCAGAGAAAGGGCCAGGGATGGCCACTCTTAGATTCTCAAGCATCATAGTTTGTGCTCTTTTACTTGGACAAGGATCATCTGAGAAGACAG GAGGGGGTAAACAGGATGAAAGAGATGCCATTTTTAAGGAGCTTATTTCAAAATGGAGTAAAGGAGGTGGTTGGAGTCCTCATAATACTCCTCCAGAAAACAGTAAAGACCCACCTGTACACCCTTGGGTGAGAAATATCATGGGGAGCCTAAAAACACTTGGTCTATTTCCCAGCAAGAGCTTGCCTTCACTAAACAAGCCAATTGACAGACACCGTCTCTCTGGCTTCCTGTATAACATATCTCAGTACCTCCAAGAGATGGGTGCTGAGCTAGAGGAGGTGCCGGCAGAGCCAGATGAGGAGCAGCTGTGGGAGAAGGTGCTACATTTCTTTCTCCAGTCTGAAGGGAGTGCTGCTCTGAACCAGTGGAATGGCCAGGTACCACCCCGACCCAGTGTCAGAGTGCAGGACTGGTTTTTGTCCCTGAGAGGCAGTCCACATTGGGACTGGCTCCTGGGGCTGCTGCAGAGTCTGATCTCTCTATCAGAGCGTCAGCCCCAAAGGCCTCTTTTGATTTTCTTATCACAGAACTGGAGGACAGTGAGTGCCGTACTAGAAGCCGCACTACAGGGTCTGGTCAGTGGGACATATGGCCAGGCCAGTGCAGGACTGCAGGGCTTCATCTGCGCACTGAAGGGCCGTAGTGACTGTGCCTTCAGTGTCAGCTGGCTTCAGCAACTACTGCGTTTCCTAGAAACACGCAACTGGAAGCCTGTGGTCAGTTTACATCCAGCAGGGGAAGGTGCTGAGCACAAAAGGGGCTCGAGCGCATTTGAACGTTTAAAGCCCTTCAGCTTGCCTCCTGAGGCCATGAGGCAGGATGGGTCATCAGGAAATGCCTCTCTGGAAGATATGATGGCCACAGAGGATGATCCAGACTCCATGCAAAGCTTACTCCTGCAGGCATTATCACGTTCAGGTGGAGGTGAGAGAGGAGGCCACTTGGCACAGAAAAATCTAGCCCTTGTTCAAAGTTTGGATGGGCTAAGAAGAGGCCTCCTGCATAGAGTAGGTAGTTCTGTCTACAGTAACCTGAGAAAGAAAGTGTCACGAGTTACCATGGCCATGCTCGATGACGTCAGCAGAATGGTTGACGTGCCACAGCCCAACGCGCAAGGACGATGCACTGTCG GTGACCTGAGACAGCTGATCTTATG GGGTATAAGACATAATGTGACGTGGAACTCCCAGGCTCTGGGCATTAGCTCTCAGGGTTTTCCAAGCACACTCCAATTCCTGTCCTGCCCATCCACTGAAGGAGACAAACTTATGTCCTGGCAAACACTTGCCCACTCAACTCCTAAAACAGCATCATCCTCTCAAACAATCTCCAAACGAAAACGCCTTCATAAACTCTCTACCACACCACTCAACACTGAGCTCCACCAGCCACAACCAGGGAGAACGATAGAAAGCGACCAACAGAAAGAGATGGAGTACTCCACCACTGCAGAAATTCTGGAGGCAGCGTGCAATGAATCCATCCCTGGCTTGTCAGGCGTCTCCAACTTCACTGTGTTCCTCTACTGTAAACTGTTTGAAAGGGGGAACGGGTCAGTTAACCCTGCAGTGGCTGACATGGGGCTCGACCTGCATGCCACGTGCTCTGATGCAGCTTGgtacctgtctgctgctgagGAGGATTTTCTTTGGGTTCATGTCTGCAGTGAGTTCTTTGCACATGAATTCAACAACACAGTGTGTGCCAACTCCTCTTTCTGGCTGCAAAGAGCACATCAG GCTGCAGTGACAAAGAACTACAATTTTTTTAACCAGACAAGTATAGACGAGTTATGCGTGCAGCTGTCAGGTGAGGCGATAGGAAGTCCAGAACTTGACGAAAACTGTCTGGCTCAGTTGGGCACCAGGTCGCTCAGTGCCCAGGCTTTCAGGCACTGCTTCCTGCCCAACAACTCTGCCCTTATTTTAGCTTTGTGTGGGAGAGAGTCTCCAGACTCACACCAGTCCTCTCCAGAAGGCAGCTGGACCGCAGCATACTGCTCCAAAATAAACAACTTCTCCCATGTTAACACCATTGAGGATACTTGTCAGTACAGGAAGTGGGCTGTGCATCATTTCATCAACTCCACCCTCCTGGAGCTCTGTGGAAAGACTCATGGATTGAGAGAGTACATTTGTTTAAACGCTTCACTCTACCATCAGCTGTTGAGATCAGTGCCCCAGTTTGCTGCTTTCTGTGATGATCTGCAGGCAGAATTTGAGGACAGGAAGTGCCTCCTGCAGAGGTTTTTTGACATCCTCCCAGCGCAGTATCAGTTTGACACATCGCAGCTGTGTGTGGACCCAGCCCCGCTGCTGGTAGAGGTCTTACACAAGCTGAGTGTATGTGAGGTTGAGGGAGGGGAGAATGAGGGTTTTTTAGTGGCACTTGGATATGTGTTACGAGTCTTGGACTTCATGGTAGGCCTCTCTTCGGGTCTGGACGAGGGGGAAAGAGAGGCGAGGCAAGGTTTGGGTCAGGCCATCCTCCTCTCTAGTCTCCTTGACAACACATCCTGGGCCACGCTACAGCCAGAAGCCTCCATGAGCATCCTTCACACTGTGGGGGTCTTCCTCCGCAGAGAGCGTAACGTCACTCTCAAGGAAGATCTGCTGAGCTGCTTCAGT CCCGTCTTGTGGGACCTCATTCAACAGGACGACAACTCATCTGCTCTCAGGGTTCTGTTGCAG GAGTACTTCCTGATGCCAAGAGACAGCATTCGCACTCTGGTGATGTCCGCTGAAAAAGACGCAGTAAAGAGATTTCTCTCCCATATGCATCAAAGTTGGGATCAGCTGCAAGTCGAAACCACCCAG gCCTCTCAAAAAGAGTTGCAGGCCATGGAAACAATGACTGCTGCCtttattcataaattcccccgaGTGACCCCAGAACTGTTCGTGGACCTGTCTCAGTTCATTCCCTTCATGTCTGTATCTGACATCATGAGCTTCCCAGCCTCCCTGATCGTCAACGACAGCGT GCTGACGGCTATTCGTGACCACAGCTCAGGGATGAAGTCCCTGCAGAAAAAGGCCTTTGTGAAGAGACTCCTGCAGTCAAGTGTATTGGGTGATGTACCTACATGGCCACCATACTTCCTCAGTTCCATCCTCCCACTTCTGCCTTACCTTCCAGTCAGTCATTTTCAACAGCTGACGTCACAACAG CTTGCTCCACTGATGGAGTTGCTAGGCAACAGTAGTCTGGATGGTGTAAGGGGGCGCCATGTGCTTCGGACACTTTTCACCAAGAAGAAGAATCTGACCAGTGATGACATATTGAG GTTAGGGGTCCTTGCGTGTTATTTGGATCCATTTGAGCTGTATTCAGCTCTACAGGACTCAGCTGTGTCCTCTGCGCTTTGGCAGCAGCTGGCTCAATGCATTTCCAAGGGTTTCGTCAGTGCCAGTGGCAGG CTGTCCTCATGGTTGATACCAGCAGTTCAGAGCCTGAATGCCAGCAGCATGGCTCCCCCAGAGCTGTCTGCCCTCAGTGGTCTCTTACCCCAGTTAGGGGCCCCCTTCTTGCTGTCACTCCCCACACAACAACTCTTGGAAGTCCTTTCACAACCAGGACTACACAGATATTCTCCGGCACAG GCATTTCAAATGTTATCCAAGATTTCAAAGGACACCAAT CTGACCATGGAAAAACTGTGCAGACTGAAACCATTACACTCTGGTCTCTCCCCTGCTGTGTTGAGAGACCTCCAGTGGCCTGAGATCAGTGAAACTGCCCACTGCCAGTGTTGGAGAGCCTTGCTAACTGAGCTTAAGCCTGGCAATAGAGCCATGCTATACAATGCATTGCAGGAG GCTTTCCAAAGAGACCTGCAGAATATCACACAGCAGGTAAATTGTCTATTACCATTCGTCCCTCTGAGGAAGCTGACAGAGTccttaaacagagaaaacatccTGAGAGATATCAGCCTGTACCGAGACATAAACTGGTCGCCACAGCAG GCTCAACTTCTGTTCAAGAGGATCCTcgaatttaaaaacattaccaGCAAGACGGTGAA AGACCTGGGTCATATTGCTGGTGGAATGAGTTGTGACTTAATGAGGCACTGGAGCAATGAGACAGATTTTGTGGAGCTGCTTCAGTTTGTCAGCATGCTGCCTGGAGCCATGAGGCCCGCTCTG CGAAAATGTATTGTGGAGGAACTCAGAAAACAACCTGAGATTGACCTTGATGCTTTGAGCTCTTGGTTTGCTGCAACATTACC AGTGACGATGATAGAGAACCTCTCCAACACATCCTTCAGAGATATTCTGGACCATATTCAGGCACATTTTGCTGACTTCCTCAGACTGCCACATTACAAACAGGCAAATTTAGCCGAGAAGGTCGTAACTGAACTG GGTTCTTCTCAGGCTGAGGGGGTTATTGATGGCAACACTCTAGACCTCCTGGGGCCTTTACTACCTTTCTTGGACCGGGACAGTTTGGCTCTGGTGGACAGAGGTGCTCTGGCTCTACGGCTAGAGGAGATGAGAAGCTTCTGCCTTCCTAAAGAGGCGCTGAGAGATATCAGCACCCTGCTCACTCAGAAAGACCTGTTGGG GGAGCCATCTAAATGGCAAGTTGGAGATGTTGAACACTTGGGCAGACTGGTGTTTTCTCTGTCAACAAAGCAGATGCACTCTATCCCACTG ACATTGTTGAATAAAGACACAGTGGAGCAAGTCCTGGTCAGTCAAAAGCTCTGGGAGGACAGTGTGGTTGGGGGAGTCTGTAAGACCCGGTGTACAGACCAACATCGCCAGAGTCAGCAGACTCAGAGTCTCATGCGTGGGATTGTCAAAGCTCGGAGTAGGAGGGCAAAAA TGCCAGTGCCAAGCTGTGCTGACATCAAGGGTACGTTTCCTTCAGCGTGGACATCCACTCAGCTGAGCCGTATGTCACAGGAGGATCTTAAACTGTGTGTAGAAGATTTTGGTCAGGATGCTTCACTGAGCTCTGAGCAGCGCCGGGCACTGTGGGTGAAACTCAGGCAG ACCTTCAGTCCAGTGAGAGAGCTGAAAGCAGATCAGGTGCTGGCTCTGGGCTCGGTCGTGACTGAGATTGGAGACAGAGAGCTGCATGATATCAATTTCACTGACCTGGGTGTGTTGGCACATCTGGGGACACTGACAGACTGGATCCCTAAAAAG ATGAGAGCAGTGGTTTTAGGAGTGATTCGGAAGCGCAAATTAAAAGTGGAGCAGTTGACAGACGTTGATCTGGCAACATTTGGCCATCTGATCTGTGGTCTGTATCCCTCAGAAATCAAAAGACTAAACCCTTACAACCTCAG TATGGCTGTCCTGTTCCTGCGGGAGATGTCCCTGCCATGCACAGAACAGCAGATGGAGGCATTTACGAGCCGCTTGTCCAGACCTGAGGCCTTTGGTCCAGTCAGTGCTTGGGGACCGGAAGTTTTCACTGAAATTGGAACATTGGCAG CTGGCCTGGAAGACATGGTGCTGTCAGCTCTGGTACAAGAACAAGTGAAGGGAATCACCCCTGAAGCTATTGCCCTGATGCCACCAACAAAAATGGCG GTGGTGTTCAGTGCAGTTCAGTTGTCGTGGTTGAGTGTGGAGCAGGCGTGGGCCGTCACTGAGCAGCAGTGGACAGAGCTGGACACTGAGCAGAGACACTCCGTCGGACTAGCTCAATATGATGGAGACATGCTGCTGGACCTGAGAG GGAGAAACTCGTCTCCAGCtgctctgaacacacacagcttcactATACACTCTCTGGCTCTGTGTCTCTTATTATGGCAACTCATTTAA
- the gas8 gene encoding dynein regulatory complex subunit 4, with the protein MEPPKNKGSSKKPAKTRTPTLIDGLTKEELSKEQLEEHIVRLREELDREREERNYFQLERDKIHTFWEITERQLEEAKAERKNLDKEIEDDEGRHQVEIKVYTQKMKHLLCEHQNTISELKADGLMSADAMQKEQEQLENKLHKRMASIKVDMQELDIETLVKELELKHDEEMTKTRNSWVKQLAEIQDKYERKVELWQQELDNISKNETSEEKDSGNNHMTTLIRDHEAILSELNTLVKDMEQDLDINLSLKEKIQSMKAKQRETDLPGVLQSNKHLNDLLTKVKEETEVMEKMKFSLQKKDPGEEVKVKELTERKSEYAVLEQKFSKLQLERDELYKTFTQNVQKVQQNVGLKIMQLEKSLKTVTDSLEKKQSQLSSVLSASNIDQTALCGITNRIKEDIDSSNDSIKDLQFKRAKISKARKELLLINEAKQRACGVPVEELCVKPVERSFALRLGTN; encoded by the exons CCACCGAAAAACAAAGGCTCaagtaaaaagcctgcaaagaCAAGGACGCCTACACTAATAGATGGCCTTACCAAGGAGGAGCTGTCCAAGGAGCAG CTGGAAGAGCACATTGTGCGCTTGCGAGAAGAGctggatagagagagggaggagagaaactaCTTTCAACTGGAGAGGGACAAGATACACACCTTTTGGGAGATCACAGAAAGACAGCTGGAGGAAGCCAAGGCTGAACGCAAAAACTTGGATAAGGAAATTGAGGATGATGAAGGACGCCACCAAGTAGAGATCAAG GTCTATACACAGAAGATGAAGCACCTCCTGTGTGAACACCAGAACACGATCTCTGAACTGAAAGCAGATGGTTTAATGTCTGCTGACGCGATGCAGAAGGAACAAGAACAGTTAGAGAACAAGCTTCATAAGAGAATGGCGAGCATCAAGGTGGACATGCAGGAGCTCGACATTGAAACCCTTGTCAAGGAGCTCGAACTT AAACATGATGAAGAAATGACTAAAACACGGAACAGCTGGGTGAAGCAGCTCGCAG AAATTCAGGATAAGTATGAGAGAAAGGTGGAGTTGTGGCAACAGGAGCTGGACAACATTAGCAAAAATGAAACCAGTGAGGAGAAAGATTCTGGGAACAACCACATGACCACTCTTATCAGAGACCATGAAGCCATTTTGAGTGAACTCAATACACTCGTGAAAGACATGGAGCAGGATTTGGATATAAATCTTTCACTGAAG GAAAAAATTCAAAGCATGAAGGCGAAACAGAGGGAAACGGACCTGCCAGGTGTTCTGCAGAGTAACAAGCATCTCAATGATCTTCTCACAAAGGTCAAAGAGGAAACTGAAGTCATGGAAAAGATGAAATTCTCTCTGCAAAAAAAG GATCCCGGTGAAGAGGTGAAAGTAAAGGAGCTGACTGAGCGGAAAAGTGAATATGCAGTACTGGAACAGAAATTCAGCAAG CTTCAGCTGGAAAGGGATGAGCTGTACAAGACATTCACTCAGAACGTTCAGAAAGTGCAGCAAAATGTAGGTTTGAAGATCATGCAGCTGGAAAAGAGTCTGAAAACCGTGACAGACAGCTTGGAGAAGAAGCAGTCTCAGCTCTCCTCAGTGCTGTCTGCTTCTAACATAGACCAAACTGCCCTCTGTGGGATCACAAACAGAATTAAG GAAGATATTGACTCCAGCAATGACTCCATTAAAGACTTACAGTTTAAAAGAGCAAAGATTTCCAAG GCCCGTAAGGAACTGCTGCTGATCAACGAGGCAAAGCAAAGAGCGTGTGGAGTCCCTGTGGAGGAGCTCTGTGTAAAGCCTGTTGAGAGGAGTTTTGCTTTGCGTCTGGGAACAAACTAA